One window of the Thermasporomyces composti genome contains the following:
- a CDS encoding KamA family radical SAM protein, producing the protein MVYAEVLVALQPQDQPYEYRYRPLEEPDWTRLPGWRHVTKDEWESVQWQRAHCVKNIKQLREVMGDLLDDSFYADLERDQAERATMSMLVPPQMLNTMVPDRVPSTEAFYADPVRKYMLPVFSDRRTDWPSHPLATRDSLHEQEMWVAEGLTHRYPTKVLAELVPTCPQYCGHCTRMDLVGNSTPQVTKLRFGSKPQSRWDAMLDYLRSHPQVRDVVVSGGDVANVPWPRLEAFVRALLDIENIRDIRLASKALMGLPQHWLQDDVRAGMERLARIANERGVMIAIHTHVNTAQSVTPLVAKAAKAMLATGIRDVRNQGVLLRGVNDSAQQLLDLCFALLDGATITPYYFYMCDMIPFSEHWRVSLRQAQQLQHDILGYLPGFATPRIVCDVPYVGKRWVHQVAHYDTTLGISYWKKNYRTGIERPGDDALDRTYEYYDPIDTLPPEGQAWWREHASRNLEEAGRRQAAASRDASRRQLALDVR; encoded by the coding sequence GTGGTATACGCGGAGGTGCTCGTGGCGCTTCAACCCCAGGACCAGCCGTACGAGTACAGGTACCGGCCCTTGGAGGAGCCGGACTGGACCCGACTACCGGGTTGGCGCCATGTGACCAAGGACGAGTGGGAGTCCGTCCAGTGGCAGCGGGCGCACTGCGTGAAGAACATCAAGCAGCTGCGCGAGGTGATGGGAGACCTGCTCGACGACAGCTTCTACGCCGACCTCGAGCGGGACCAGGCCGAGCGCGCGACGATGTCGATGCTGGTGCCCCCGCAGATGCTCAACACGATGGTCCCGGACCGGGTGCCGTCGACCGAGGCGTTCTACGCCGACCCAGTACGCAAGTACATGCTGCCGGTCTTCTCCGACCGCCGCACCGACTGGCCGTCCCACCCCTTGGCCACCCGTGACTCCCTGCACGAGCAGGAGATGTGGGTTGCCGAGGGCCTCACCCACCGTTACCCCACGAAGGTCCTCGCCGAACTGGTGCCGACCTGCCCGCAGTACTGCGGCCACTGCACCCGGATGGACCTCGTGGGCAACTCCACCCCGCAGGTGACCAAGCTCCGGTTCGGTTCGAAGCCGCAGAGCCGCTGGGACGCGATGCTGGACTACCTGCGCTCCCACCCCCAGGTCCGGGACGTGGTGGTCTCCGGTGGCGACGTCGCCAACGTGCCGTGGCCCAGGCTCGAGGCGTTCGTGCGCGCCCTGCTCGACATCGAGAACATCCGCGACATCCGCCTGGCCAGCAAGGCCCTCATGGGCCTCCCCCAGCACTGGTTGCAAGACGACGTTCGGGCTGGGATGGAGCGGCTGGCCAGGATCGCCAATGAGCGCGGAGTGATGATCGCGATCCACACCCACGTCAACACCGCCCAGTCGGTCACGCCCTTGGTGGCCAAGGCGGCCAAGGCGATGCTGGCGACCGGAATCCGGGACGTGCGCAACCAGGGCGTCCTGCTGCGTGGCGTCAACGACTCCGCGCAGCAGCTCCTCGACCTGTGCTTCGCGCTCCTCGACGGCGCGACGATCACGCCGTACTACTTCTACATGTGCGACATGATCCCGTTCAGCGAGCACTGGCGGGTGTCGCTGCGGCAGGCACAGCAGCTCCAGCACGACATCCTGGGGTACCTCCCAGGTTTCGCTACACCGCGCATCGTCTGCGACGTGCCGTACGTGGGCAAGCGCTGGGTGCACCAGGTAGCGCACTATGACACGACGCTGGGCATCAGCTACTGGAAGAAGAACTACCGGACCGGCATCGAACGCCCTGGGGACGACGCACTGGACCGCACCTACGAGTACTACGACCCCATCGACACCTTGCCGCCGGAAGGTCAGGCCTGGTGGCGCGAGCACGCCAGCCGGAACCTAGAGGAAGCCGGCCGCCGTCAGGCGGCGGCGTCGCGTGACGCGTCACGGCGGCAACTCGCCCTCGACGTCCGCTGA